One segment of Scleropages formosus chromosome 23, fSclFor1.1, whole genome shotgun sequence DNA contains the following:
- the LOC108933295 gene encoding R-spondin-2-like isoform X2 — MCRGCSICSKDNGCLSCQPKMFLFLRREGMRQYGECLHSCPAGFYGARGPELSICSRCRLENCESCFSKDFCTKCTTGFYLLKGRCFEECPEGFSLLEESTECVEGCEVGPWSDWGACTRKNRTCGFKWGLETRTRQIVKKPPRDTMPCPTIAESRRCKMSKRHCRKEGSGKQQSKKAKDSTPKRKPKRKSNKQRLQVQARDHHSAHLSTAQTSA; from the exons ATGTGCCGAGGCTGTTCCATTTGCTCCAAGGACAACGGGTGCCTCAGCTGCCAGCCCAAGATGTTCCTGTTCCTGCGGAGGGAAGGCATGAGGCAGTACGGAGAGTGCCTCCACTCCTGTCCGGCAGGCTTCTACGGCGCGCGAGGCCCTGAGCTCAGCATCTGCTCCA GGTGTCGGCTGGAGAACTGCGAGTCCTGCTTCAGCAAGGACTTCTGCACGAAGTGCACCACAGGGTTTTACTTGCTCAAGGGCCGCTGCTTTGAGGAGTGTCCAGAGGGCTTCTCGCTCCTCGAGGAGAGCACGGAGTGCGTGG AGGGCTGCGAGGTGGGCCCCTGGAGTGACTGGGGAGCGTGTACCCGGAAAAATCGGACGTGCGGTTTCAAGTGGGGCCTGGAGACCAGGACACGGCAGATTGTGAAGAAGCCCCCACGGGACACCATGCCGTGCCCCACCATCGCCGAGTCACGCAGGTGCAAAATGTCCAAGCGCCACTGCAGAAAAG AAGGTTCAGGGAAGCAGCAATCCAAAAAGGCCAAAGATTCAACCCCAAAGAGAAAACCAAAGAGGAAGTCGAACAAGCAAAGACTGCAGGTGCAGGCGAGGGACCACCACAGTGCCCACCTGTCCACGGCCCAGACAAGCGCCTGA